From Pandoraea vervacti, the proteins below share one genomic window:
- the nadA gene encoding quinolinate synthase NadA, whose protein sequence is MNASLKSVEFERPAPSGATCVAQAWARVPDAPSQEQRAALKAKIKRLLVEQNAVLVAHYYVDSDLQDLAEETGGCVADSLEMARFGRNHAAKTLVVAGVRFMGETSKILSPEKRILMPDLDATCSLDLGCPADEFAAFCDAHPDRTVVVYANTSAAVKARADWMVTSSIGLEIVAHLHAQGKKILWAPDRHLGSYVQKQTGADMLLWQGACLVHDEFKGTELELLRREYPNAKVLVHPESPAAVVELADVVGSTSQMIAAAQSMDATEFIVATDNGILHKMRAAAPGKRFIEAPTAGNSATCKSCAHCPWMAMNSLQNLADVLESGANEIHVDPEIGRRAHTCIDRMLTFAEARKQNVRASGDFARDGALFAGVGPA, encoded by the coding sequence ATGAATGCCTCACTCAAATCCGTAGAATTCGAGCGCCCCGCACCGAGCGGCGCCACGTGTGTTGCCCAAGCCTGGGCACGCGTCCCGGATGCGCCGTCGCAGGAGCAGCGAGCGGCGCTCAAGGCGAAGATCAAGCGTTTGCTCGTCGAGCAAAACGCCGTGCTCGTCGCCCACTACTATGTCGATTCCGATTTGCAGGACCTCGCCGAGGAGACCGGCGGCTGCGTGGCCGACTCGCTGGAAATGGCGCGATTCGGCCGGAATCACGCCGCGAAGACGCTGGTCGTTGCCGGCGTGCGCTTCATGGGCGAGACATCGAAGATTCTTAGTCCGGAAAAGCGCATCCTGATGCCCGATCTCGACGCGACCTGCTCGCTCGATCTGGGCTGTCCTGCCGATGAGTTTGCCGCGTTCTGCGACGCGCATCCGGATCGCACGGTCGTCGTCTATGCGAACACGAGTGCCGCCGTGAAGGCCCGTGCGGACTGGATGGTCACGTCGTCCATCGGACTCGAGATCGTGGCGCACCTGCACGCGCAGGGCAAAAAGATTCTGTGGGCGCCGGACCGTCATCTGGGCAGCTACGTTCAGAAGCAGACCGGGGCTGACATGTTGCTGTGGCAGGGCGCCTGCCTCGTGCACGACGAGTTCAAGGGTACCGAGCTCGAACTGCTGCGCCGGGAATATCCGAACGCCAAGGTTCTGGTGCACCCGGAGTCGCCGGCAGCGGTGGTCGAACTGGCCGACGTCGTGGGATCTACGTCGCAGATGATTGCGGCGGCGCAGAGCATGGACGCGACCGAATTCATCGTGGCGACCGACAACGGCATTCTGCACAAGATGCGCGCTGCGGCACCGGGCAAGCGCTTCATCGAAGCCCCGACGGCCGGCAACAGCGCCACGTGCAAGAGCTGCGCGCATTGCCCGTGGATGGCGATGAACAGCTTGCAGAATCTGGCCGACGTGCTGGAGTCCGGCGCCAATGAGATCCATGTCGATCCGGAGATTGGCCGCCGCGCCCATACCTGTATCGACCGTATGTTGACGTTCGCTGAAGCGCGCAAGCAAAACGTGCGCGCCAGCGGTGACTTTGCGCGCGACGGCGCGCTGTTTGCCGGTGTGGGTCCCGCATGA
- a CDS encoding acyl-CoA desaturase: protein MLDSLLGFLSTGLLDWSGWKIFFFTLAVTHVTIAAVTIYLHRCQAHRALDVHPIVAHFFRLWLWMTTGMITSEWAAIHRKHHAKCETPEDPHSPQTRGLWKVLAEGAELYRAEAKNEETLRKFSHGTPNDWIENNVYKRFPILGISMMMIIDIALFGAIGLTVWAVQMVWIPFWAAGVVNGLGHYWGYRNFNCADASTNLLPWGIIIGGEELHNNHHTYATSAKLSNKWYEFDIGWLYIRTLSFVGLAKVKKIAPTPKLAKVKAACDDDTLQAVLSNRYEVMARYAKTFKRAYGEELARFKEKRQHGEYQLFRGARKWLHHDEASLQEPQKQQLGEIFAHSSAMKTYYELRSELAGIWERSNASREQLLSQLQNWCHRAEQSGIHALQEFATRLRRYA from the coding sequence TTGCTGGACAGTCTCCTTGGATTTCTCTCGACCGGCCTGCTCGACTGGAGCGGCTGGAAGATCTTTTTCTTCACGCTGGCCGTCACCCATGTGACGATCGCCGCCGTGACGATTTATTTGCACCGTTGCCAGGCGCACCGAGCGCTCGACGTGCATCCGATCGTTGCCCATTTCTTCCGTCTCTGGCTGTGGATGACCACGGGCATGATCACGAGCGAATGGGCTGCCATCCACCGCAAGCACCACGCCAAGTGCGAAACGCCGGAAGACCCGCATAGTCCGCAAACGCGCGGCCTGTGGAAGGTGTTGGCCGAGGGCGCCGAACTCTATCGCGCCGAAGCCAAAAACGAAGAAACGCTGCGCAAGTTCAGCCATGGCACGCCGAACGACTGGATCGAGAACAACGTCTACAAGCGTTTCCCGATTCTCGGCATCAGCATGATGATGATCATCGACATCGCGCTGTTCGGCGCGATCGGTCTGACCGTGTGGGCCGTGCAGATGGTGTGGATTCCGTTCTGGGCCGCCGGCGTGGTCAACGGTCTGGGCCACTACTGGGGCTACCGTAACTTCAACTGTGCCGACGCGTCGACGAACCTGCTGCCGTGGGGCATCATCATCGGCGGCGAAGAACTGCACAACAACCATCACACGTACGCCACGTCGGCCAAGCTGTCGAACAAGTGGTACGAGTTCGACATCGGCTGGCTGTATATCCGTACGCTGTCGTTCGTGGGCCTGGCCAAGGTGAAGAAGATCGCGCCGACGCCGAAGCTAGCCAAGGTGAAGGCTGCGTGCGATGACGATACGTTGCAGGCCGTGCTCTCGAATCGTTACGAAGTGATGGCGCGTTACGCGAAGACCTTCAAGCGTGCTTACGGCGAAGAGCTGGCTCGCTTCAAGGAAAAGCGCCAACACGGTGAATATCAGCTGTTCCGCGGCGCGCGCAAGTGGCTGCATCATGACGAAGCCTCGCTGCAAGAGCCGCAGAAGCAGCAATTGGGCGAGATTTTCGCGCACAGCAGCGCCATGAAAACGTATTACGAACTGCGCAGCGAACTGGCAGGCATCTGGGAGCGCTCGAACGCTTCGCGCGAGCAATTGCTCAGCCAGTTGCAGAACTGGTGCCATCGCGCCGAACAGAGCGGCATTCACGCACTGCAGGAATTTGCGACGCGTCTGCGCCGCTATGCGTGA
- a CDS encoding mechanosensitive ion channel family protein, with product MAMQESPTFARLVRDVVRDFGDPQIVWQVGALVGALALAWVLRRWMIARLDRHFERVAPARRAGSSSLRRSFFPMFGWMCVALTRVALQQYTHVSLLMLAEVPLFGTALIYLAFYFARRLFASSPHASGLLKVFERVFTTLAWFSMLAYVLGIHDDILKWLASVKFAVGTSHLTLLSILSGLLWVGVTLVLAMWVGSLIEDRIMRTTTLDGNLKVVLSRLVKGLLTLIAVLATLSFVGIDITVLGVFGGALGVGLGFGLQKIASNLVSGFIILLDRSVRIGDLITVSTYHGTVSQINTRYSVVRGLDGVEALVPNEQLVTNVVQNHSFTETRGRAKVNVQVAYSADVELAMSLMLKAAEGIPRVLADPPPSALLLNFGADGMDLEMGFWVQDPAQGSGAIRSTINLRIWRTFREHGIEIPYAQREIRILNDWADGIPAQAPQSIQHPDLLEESPDLTPKTASAQANDAEKKAG from the coding sequence ATGGCGATGCAGGAAAGTCCGACTTTTGCGAGGCTGGTGCGGGACGTCGTTCGCGACTTCGGCGACCCGCAAATCGTCTGGCAGGTCGGCGCGCTCGTGGGCGCGCTTGCGCTCGCCTGGGTACTGCGTCGCTGGATGATCGCCCGGCTCGATCGCCATTTCGAGCGCGTTGCGCCGGCGCGCCGGGCCGGGTCGTCCAGCCTGCGTCGCTCGTTCTTTCCGATGTTCGGCTGGATGTGCGTCGCGCTCACGCGCGTGGCGTTGCAACAGTACACGCACGTCTCGCTGCTGATGCTCGCGGAAGTGCCGCTGTTCGGCACGGCGCTCATTTATCTGGCGTTCTACTTCGCACGTCGGCTGTTCGCCTCGTCGCCGCACGCCTCGGGGCTGCTCAAGGTCTTCGAGCGGGTTTTCACGACGCTGGCGTGGTTCTCGATGCTGGCCTACGTGCTCGGCATTCACGACGACATCCTCAAGTGGCTCGCCAGCGTGAAATTCGCCGTCGGCACGAGTCATCTGACGCTGCTCTCGATTCTGTCGGGCCTGCTCTGGGTCGGTGTGACGCTGGTGCTCGCGATGTGGGTCGGCTCGCTGATCGAAGACCGGATCATGCGAACGACCACGCTCGACGGCAACCTGAAAGTCGTGCTCTCGCGTCTGGTCAAGGGCCTGCTGACGCTGATCGCCGTGCTGGCCACGCTGTCGTTCGTCGGCATCGACATCACGGTGCTCGGTGTGTTCGGCGGGGCGCTCGGCGTCGGGTTGGGGTTCGGCCTGCAAAAGATCGCGTCCAACCTCGTGTCGGGCTTCATCATCCTGCTCGATCGCTCCGTGCGGATCGGCGACCTGATTACGGTGTCGACTTATCACGGCACCGTCTCGCAAATCAACACCCGGTATTCGGTCGTGCGCGGCCTGGACGGGGTCGAGGCGCTGGTGCCCAACGAGCAACTGGTCACGAATGTCGTCCAGAACCACTCCTTCACGGAGACGCGCGGGCGCGCCAAAGTCAACGTGCAGGTGGCATACAGCGCAGACGTCGAATTGGCGATGTCGTTGATGCTCAAGGCGGCGGAAGGCATTCCCCGCGTGCTTGCGGACCCGCCCCCGTCGGCGCTGCTGCTGAATTTCGGCGCAGATGGGATGGATCTGGAAATGGGCTTCTGGGTCCAGGACCCTGCTCAGGGGAGTGGGGCGATCCGTTCGACCATCAATTTGCGGATTTGGCGCACATTTCGCGAGCACGGTATTGAAATTCCGTATGCGCAGCGCGAAATACGTATCCTGAACGACTGGGCGGATGGCATTCCTGCACAAGCGCCCCAGTCGATCCAACATCCTGATTTATTGGAAGAATCTCCTGATTTGACGCCAAAAACGGCGTCTGCGCAGGCGAATGACGCCGAAAAGAAGGCCGGATAG
- a CDS encoding RsmB/NOP family class I SAM-dependent RNA methyltransferase has product MRGERLPPALFEHTQRLLGSVLTFTGPADTLVSTYFRANDKLGHRERGVLAETVFAILRRKLEFGQHAVSGTGSQERRLALLGLAFTRGIASVELVATPDEAAWLEHVGQIDPASLSPRVRTNLPEWLYDRLAKRFDATELESLAAALNQPAPLDCRVNLIKATRDDVLAKLREDGFSAEPTPLAPNGIRLSGKPALQKHPLFMSGAIEVQDEGSQLLCQLVAPRRGEMIVDFCAGAGGKTLAIGAQMRSTGRLYAFDVSEKRLAKLKPRLARSGLSNVYPVMIDSENDSKIKRLAGKIDRVLVDAPCSGLGTLRRNPDLKWRQSPQSVEELTQKQASILASAARLVKPGGRLVYATCSLLTEENSAIAEAFAAAHPDFVLLPANELLASQKIGLDTGKYLELLPHRNATDGFFAAVFERRPVAKA; this is encoded by the coding sequence ATGCGCGGTGAGCGTCTGCCGCCCGCGCTGTTCGAACATACGCAGCGGCTGCTCGGCAGCGTGCTGACATTTACCGGTCCGGCCGACACGCTTGTGAGCACGTACTTCCGTGCCAACGACAAATTGGGGCACCGCGAGCGCGGTGTGCTTGCCGAGACGGTATTTGCCATCCTGCGTCGCAAACTCGAATTCGGCCAGCATGCCGTGAGCGGCACGGGGTCGCAGGAGCGTCGTCTGGCATTGCTCGGCCTCGCGTTCACGCGCGGTATCGCCTCGGTCGAACTGGTGGCGACGCCCGACGAGGCCGCCTGGCTCGAACACGTCGGTCAGATCGATCCGGCAAGCCTTTCGCCGCGAGTGCGCACTAACTTGCCGGAGTGGTTGTACGACCGTCTGGCTAAGCGTTTCGACGCGACCGAACTAGAATCTCTCGCCGCGGCGCTGAACCAGCCCGCGCCGCTGGACTGTCGCGTCAACCTGATCAAGGCCACCCGCGACGACGTGCTCGCCAAACTGCGCGAAGACGGTTTTTCGGCAGAGCCGACGCCGCTCGCCCCCAACGGCATTCGTTTGTCGGGCAAGCCGGCGCTGCAAAAGCACCCGTTGTTCATGTCCGGCGCCATCGAGGTGCAGGACGAAGGCAGCCAGTTGCTGTGCCAACTGGTCGCGCCGCGCCGAGGCGAGATGATCGTCGATTTCTGCGCGGGCGCCGGTGGCAAGACGCTCGCCATCGGTGCGCAGATGCGCTCGACCGGCCGGCTCTATGCTTTCGACGTGTCGGAAAAGCGGCTCGCGAAGCTCAAGCCGCGTCTGGCGCGCAGCGGCCTGTCCAACGTCTATCCGGTGATGATCGATAGCGAGAATGACAGCAAGATCAAGCGTCTCGCGGGCAAGATCGACCGTGTGCTGGTCGACGCGCCGTGCAGCGGCCTCGGCACATTGCGTCGCAACCCGGACCTGAAGTGGCGCCAGTCGCCGCAGTCTGTCGAGGAACTGACGCAGAAGCAGGCGTCGATTCTCGCGAGCGCGGCGCGTCTGGTGAAGCCGGGTGGCCGACTCGTGTACGCGACGTGCAGCTTGTTGACCGAAGAAAACAGCGCGATTGCCGAAGCGTTCGCTGCGGCGCATCCCGACTTCGTGCTGCTCCCGGCGAACGAACTGCTGGCGTCGCAGAAAATCGGTCTCGACACGGGTAAGTATCTCGAATTGCTGCCGCATCGCAACGCAACGGATGGGTTCTTTGCGGCCGTGTTCGAGCGTCGTCCGGTGGCCAAGGCCTGA
- the purN gene encoding phosphoribosylglycinamide formyltransferase — MKNIVILISGRGSNMQAIVRACTAEGWPARVAAVVANRPEAEGLAFAQENGITTAVVPSRGKTREVFDAELAAEIDRHAPDLVVLAGFMRILTPAFTERYAGRLINIHPSLLPAFPGLQTHARALEAGCKIVGATVHFVTAELDHGPYVVQTAIPVLAGDTPETLAERILPLEHIIYPRAVRWFVEDRLAVADGRVTVTPRADGTSDSQDSQWLFGEDA, encoded by the coding sequence ATGAAGAACATTGTCATCCTGATTTCCGGGCGAGGCAGCAACATGCAAGCCATCGTCCGGGCCTGTACCGCAGAAGGCTGGCCGGCCCGCGTGGCCGCCGTTGTCGCCAATCGTCCCGAGGCCGAAGGCCTGGCGTTCGCCCAGGAAAACGGCATCACCACGGCTGTCGTTCCCAGCCGGGGCAAGACCCGTGAAGTTTTCGACGCAGAGCTCGCCGCCGAGATCGATCGCCATGCGCCGGATCTCGTCGTGCTCGCCGGATTCATGCGCATTCTTACGCCGGCGTTCACGGAACGCTACGCCGGTCGGCTCATCAATATTCATCCGTCGCTCCTGCCCGCGTTCCCGGGCTTGCAAACGCATGCCCGTGCGCTGGAAGCCGGCTGCAAGATCGTGGGTGCGACGGTGCATTTCGTGACCGCCGAGCTCGATCACGGCCCCTATGTCGTGCAAACGGCCATTCCCGTGCTGGCGGGCGACACGCCGGAGACACTGGCTGAGCGTATCCTGCCGCTCGAACACATCATCTATCCGCGCGCCGTGCGCTGGTTCGTGGAAGACCGACTGGCCGTGGCCGATGGCCGCGTGACGGTGACGCCACGTGCCGACGGCACTTCCGATTCGCAAGATTCGCAATGGCTTTTTGGTGAGGACGCATGA